A genomic stretch from Ictalurus punctatus breed USDA103 chromosome 2, Coco_2.0, whole genome shotgun sequence includes:
- the irf4l gene encoding interferon regulatory factor 4, with product MAGISGNGKLRQWLIEQVDGGKYPGLVWEDREKSTFRIPWKHAGKQDYNREEDAALFKAWALFKGKYREGIDKPDPPTWKTRLRCALNKSNDFEELVEKSQLDTSEPYKVYRVIPEGSKRVSCERTSTMTSPHSYPLYSTYTPLQSQVSNFLSPGEKGWRDLPDQVPFPDFYYPYSPNSYTVSRDPVGYQISNSFYSCSGFDPSTSTFNLEQSMRSAAFSDPRLQVSVFSGDSLIREMTVYSTEGCRLAPYEENQNYGGPELVQLPQGEGTELERGVLVWMAPDGLCAHQLCNARVYWELVPNINADKPNKLERNQTSKLLDIQQFITELQGYYLQARPPPCFQVLLYFEQCHDNHTHKRPITVQVEPLFARQLFILSQQSSTHHMRAPDNASLLWEQMPPSQQNYYTGSSQQHDTLQD from the exons ATGGCTGGAATCTCGGGTAACGGAAAGCTTCGCCAGTGGCTGATTGAGCAGGTGGACGGGGGGAAATACCCCGGCTTGGTGTGGGAGGACCGCGAGAAGAGCACGTTCCGTATTCCGTGGAAACACGCCGGCAAGCAGGATTATAACCGCGAGGAAGACGCGGCGCTCTTCAAG gcttGGGCGCTGTTTAAGGGCAAATATCGCGAAGGCATCGATAAACCGGATCCGCCGACCTGGAAAACGCGCCTCCGCTGCGCCCTCAACAAGAGCAACGACTTCGAGGAGCTCGTGGAGAAGAGTCAGCTGGACACCTCCGAGCCTTATAAAGTTTACAGGGTCATTCCGGAGGGCAGCAAGAGAG TCTCCTGTGAGAGAACTTCCACAATGACGAGCCCTCACAGCTATCCACTGTACTCGACATACACACCTCTGCAGAGTCAA GTTTCTAACTTCCTGTCTCCAGGTGAGAAAGGATGGAGAGATTTGCCAGATCAAGTTCCATTTCCAGATTTCTACTATCCCTACAGTCCAAACTCATACACCGTGTCTCGGGACCCAG TCGGTTACCAGATCAGCAACTCGTTCTATAGTTGCAGTGGTTTTGACCCTTCAACATCCACCTTTAACTTGGAGCAGAGCATGAGATCTGCTGCTTTCTCTG ATCCCAGACTGCAGGTGTCTGTATTCAGTGGAGATTCTCTGATCAGGGAGATGACCGTGTACAGCACAGAGGGCTGCAGGTTGGCTCCTTATGAAGAAAACCAGAATTACGGAGGCCCTGAACTTGTGCAACTTCCTCAGGGTGAGGGCACAGAGCTGGAGCGTGGCGTATTGGTCTGGATGGCTCCTGATGGCCTGTGCGCCCATCAGCTCTGCAATGCCAGGGTCTACTGGGAGCTGGTGCCCAACATCAACGCTGATAAACCTAATAAACTGGAGAGGAACCAGACCAGCAAACTTCTGGACATTCAGCAGTTCATCACAG AGTTACAAGGCTACTATCTACAGGCACGACCTCCTCCTTGTTTCCAGGTGCTGTTGTATTTTGAGCAGTGCCATGACAACCACACTCACAAGAGACCCATAACAGTGCAG GTGGAGCCACTATTTGCTCGCCAGTTGTTCATCCTGAGTCAGCAGAGCAGCACACACCACATGAGGGCTCCTGATAACGCATCTCTGCTGTGGGAGCAGATGCCCCCTTCTCAGCAGAACTACTACACAGGGAGCTCCCAACAGCATGACACCCTGCAAGACTAA
- the LOC108257128 gene encoding nuclear receptor coactivator 7 isoform X2, which produces MEKKEKKPSYFARLKKTRQLKQGQSERVVAKESLSDTDLKGSVICEPAPTAQLDKKNQESEKPSKTERSLSGESVDNCKSSEQAKKEKRKPPGTVEYTVGSKDTLNSIALHFNITPNKLVQLNRLFSRSVVPGQKLFVPDTGQSETAKVFSDSVNVAEKEFQDDRSSCRPRHRELSPHSEDESPVKFLKMSCKYFTDGMGVVGGVMIVTPNNIMFDPHKSDPLVIEHGCEEYGLICPMEEVLSVALYDDVSRMQLKDALPSPGEWVELPSEQDLNPFSRYEALGKPNRPIVLDDIETANDCPPADKSPSDEGFTELELLQNDSGTENGSTETSHCRPETSNTTCLSLEETSLHDLSHSVETKMSVLVLTDQRAEAVRSCDADHVEDEDEGVHNRSTDEIVDPVLDGDKNSALYTGTEPSAKGHRVTVVDELKDAEDLNKAKILTHDSPQVEEVVVVVVAEDEKRMVSSRDVAVDSGKCSSGPGYEDDKETMKRPNADEELSKKEEDLQNNETEMSWLMKRMQGPIEDMLLCAEEKSKKPPMFLCFKVGKPMKKSFATGRTSSPTHFFGSRGKHPEYWFAVPQERVDHLYSFFIQWSPDAYGKDAQEQGFVVVEKDELNMIDNFFSDPVPRNWEIITMNEARRRQSFGTFEDEEPMDLLSVLMEPSKLFEDTHIEKLAARLPARVQGYPWKLAYSTVVHGTSLKTLYRNLGELDCPVLLVIKDMNNQVFGVFSTHPFRVSEHYYGTGETFLYTFSPEIKVFRWTGENSYFVKGNLDSLQIGGGGGHIGLWLDADLFHGTTSKCATFNNQPLSSQQDFTVQNLEVWAFE; this is translated from the exons ATggagaaaaaggagaagaagcCCAGCTACTTTGCCAG GCTGAAGAAGACGCGGCAGCTGAAGCAGGGCCAATCGGAGAGAGTGGTGGCTAAGGAGAGCCTGTCAGATACAGACTTGAAGGGATCAGTCATCTGTGAGCCCGCCCCTACTGCACAGCTTGACAAGAAAAACCAAGAAAGTGAAAAGCCCAGTAAAACTGAGAGAAGCTTGAGTGGAGAATCGG tcgACAACTGCAAATCCAGTGAACAGgccaagaaagagaaaagaaagcctCCAGGCACTGTCGAGTACACG gtGGGATCTAAGGACACCTTAAACAGCATTGCATTGCATTTCAATATCACCCCAAATAAACTAGTGCAGCTGAACCGTCTCTTCTCTCGCAGCGTGGTTCCAGGACAG AAACTCTTTGTCCCTGATACAGGGCAGTCAGAGACGGCCAAGGTTTTCTCAGATTCTGTGAACGTGGCAGAAAAAGAGTTCCAG GATGACAGATCAAGCTGCAGGCCGAGGCACCGGGAACTCTCTCCCCATTCTGAGGATGAGAGCCCGGTCAAATTCCTCAAGATGAGCTGCAAGTACTTCACCGATGGCATG GGAGTTGTTGGCGGTGTGATGATTGTAACGCCCAATAACATAATGTTTGACCCGCATAAGTCGGATCCTCTAGTGATTGAGCATGGCTGTGAGGAGTACGGCCTTATCTGCCCCATGGAAGAGGTGCTGTCCGTGGCTCTGTATGATGACGTGTCCCGCATGCAGCTCAAGGATGCTTTGCCGTC GCCAGGTGAGTGGGTGGAACTTCCATCTGAACAGGACCTGAACCCCTTCAGCCGCTACGAGGCCCTCGGCAAACCCAACCGCCCAATCGTATTGGATGACATTGAGACAGCGAATGATTGCCCCCCCGCTGACAAGTCACCATCCGATGAAGGCTTCACCGAGCTTGAGCTGTTGCAGAATGACTCCGGAACCGAGAACGGAAGTACCGAAACTTCTCACTGTAGGCCTGAGACTTCCAACACTACCTGTCTCAGTCTggaagagacatctttacatgATCTGAGTCATTCAGTGGAAACAAAAATGAGTGTGCTGGTCCTCACAGACCAGAGAGCGGAGGCAGTGAGGTCGTGTGATGCAGACCATGtagaggatgaggatgaaggcGTTCATAATCGTTCCACAGATGAGATCGTAGATCCGGTCTTAGATGGGGACAAAAACAGCGCACTGTACACTGGAACAGAGCCTAGTGCAAAAGGACACAGGGTTACTGTAGTGGATGAGCTGAAAGATGCAGAGGATTTAAATAAGGCTAAGATTCTTACTCATGATTCTCCGCAAGTggaagaagtagtagtagtagtagtagctgaGGATGAAAAAAGAATGGTAAGCTCTCGGGATGTTGCTGTGGATTCTGGAAAATGTTCTTCTGGACCAGGCTATGAAGATGATAAGGAGACAATGAAGAGACCAAATGCAGATGAAGAGTTGAGCAAGAAGGAGGAAGATTTGCAAAACAATGAAACGGAGATGTCATGGCTGATGAAAAGGATGCAGGGCCCAATTGAAG ATATGCTACTCTGTGCCGAAGAGAAAAGCAAGAAACCACCTATGTTCCTGTGCTTCAAAGTAGGGAAACCCATGAAGAAATCCTTTGCTACTGGTCGAACCTCTAGCCCCACCCACTTTTTTGGGAGTAGAGGGAAACACCCAGAGTACTGGTTTGCGGTACCACAGGAAAG GGTGGACCATCTCTACTCATTCTTCATCCAGTGGTCTCCTGATGCCTATGGGAAAGATGCACAGGAGCAGGGCTTTGTAGTCGTAGAGAAGGACGAACTTAACATGATTGATAACTTCTTCAGTGACCCAGTGCCCCGAAATTGGGAG ATCATCACCATGAATGAAGCACGGAGGCGGCAGAGTTTTGGCACTTTTGAGGATGAGGAACCAATGGACCTATTGTCTGTTCTGATGGAACCCAGCAAGTTATTTGAGGATACACACATTGAGAAG TTGGCTGCTCGACTTCCAGCTCGGGTTCAGGGTTATCCATGGAAGCTGGCCTACAGTACAGTGGTGCATGGAACCAGCTTGAAGACTCTGTACAGGAACCTGGGGGAGCTGGACTGCCCTGTGCTGCTGGTCATTAAAGATATGAACAATCAG GTTTTTGGCGTGTTCTCTACTCACCCATTCAGAGTTAGTGAGCACTATTATGGCACTGGGGAGACCTTCCTCTACACCTTCAGCCCTGAAATTAAG GTGTTCCGCTGGACTGGTGAAAACTCCTACTTTGTGAAGGGAAACTTGGACTCTCTCCAGATCGGAGGTGGAGG GGGTCATATTGGCCTGTGGCTGGATGCTGACCTGTTTCATGGAACCACCTCCAAATGCGCCACTTTTAACAACCAACCACTGTCATCACAACAAGACTTCACGGTCCAAAATCTGGAGGTGTGGGCCTTTGAGTAA
- the LOC108257128 gene encoding nuclear receptor coactivator 7 isoform X1, whose translation MEKKEKKPSYFARLKKTRQLKQGQSERVVAKESLSDTDLKGSVICEPAPTAQLDKKNQESEKPSKTERSLSGESVDNCKSSEQAKKEKRKPPGTVEYTVGSKDTLNSIALHFNITPNKLVQLNRLFSRSVVPGQKLFVPDTGQSETAKVFSDSVNVAEKEFQDDRSSCRPRHRELSPHSEDESPVKFLKMSCKYFTDGMGVVGGVMIVTPNNIMFDPHKSDPLVIEHGCEEYGLICPMEEVLSVALYDDVSRMQLKDALPSDIPQDLCPLYRPGEWVELPSEQDLNPFSRYEALGKPNRPIVLDDIETANDCPPADKSPSDEGFTELELLQNDSGTENGSTETSHCRPETSNTTCLSLEETSLHDLSHSVETKMSVLVLTDQRAEAVRSCDADHVEDEDEGVHNRSTDEIVDPVLDGDKNSALYTGTEPSAKGHRVTVVDELKDAEDLNKAKILTHDSPQVEEVVVVVVAEDEKRMVSSRDVAVDSGKCSSGPGYEDDKETMKRPNADEELSKKEEDLQNNETEMSWLMKRMQGPIEDMLLCAEEKSKKPPMFLCFKVGKPMKKSFATGRTSSPTHFFGSRGKHPEYWFAVPQERVDHLYSFFIQWSPDAYGKDAQEQGFVVVEKDELNMIDNFFSDPVPRNWEIITMNEARRRQSFGTFEDEEPMDLLSVLMEPSKLFEDTHIEKLAARLPARVQGYPWKLAYSTVVHGTSLKTLYRNLGELDCPVLLVIKDMNNQVFGVFSTHPFRVSEHYYGTGETFLYTFSPEIKVFRWTGENSYFVKGNLDSLQIGGGGGHIGLWLDADLFHGTTSKCATFNNQPLSSQQDFTVQNLEVWAFE comes from the exons ATggagaaaaaggagaagaagcCCAGCTACTTTGCCAG GCTGAAGAAGACGCGGCAGCTGAAGCAGGGCCAATCGGAGAGAGTGGTGGCTAAGGAGAGCCTGTCAGATACAGACTTGAAGGGATCAGTCATCTGTGAGCCCGCCCCTACTGCACAGCTTGACAAGAAAAACCAAGAAAGTGAAAAGCCCAGTAAAACTGAGAGAAGCTTGAGTGGAGAATCGG tcgACAACTGCAAATCCAGTGAACAGgccaagaaagagaaaagaaagcctCCAGGCACTGTCGAGTACACG gtGGGATCTAAGGACACCTTAAACAGCATTGCATTGCATTTCAATATCACCCCAAATAAACTAGTGCAGCTGAACCGTCTCTTCTCTCGCAGCGTGGTTCCAGGACAG AAACTCTTTGTCCCTGATACAGGGCAGTCAGAGACGGCCAAGGTTTTCTCAGATTCTGTGAACGTGGCAGAAAAAGAGTTCCAG GATGACAGATCAAGCTGCAGGCCGAGGCACCGGGAACTCTCTCCCCATTCTGAGGATGAGAGCCCGGTCAAATTCCTCAAGATGAGCTGCAAGTACTTCACCGATGGCATG GGAGTTGTTGGCGGTGTGATGATTGTAACGCCCAATAACATAATGTTTGACCCGCATAAGTCGGATCCTCTAGTGATTGAGCATGGCTGTGAGGAGTACGGCCTTATCTGCCCCATGGAAGAGGTGCTGTCCGTGGCTCTGTATGATGACGTGTCCCGCATGCAGCTCAAGGATGCTTTGCCGTC TGACATACCTCAGGATCTGTGTCCATTATACAGGCCAGGTGAGTGGGTGGAACTTCCATCTGAACAGGACCTGAACCCCTTCAGCCGCTACGAGGCCCTCGGCAAACCCAACCGCCCAATCGTATTGGATGACATTGAGACAGCGAATGATTGCCCCCCCGCTGACAAGTCACCATCCGATGAAGGCTTCACCGAGCTTGAGCTGTTGCAGAATGACTCCGGAACCGAGAACGGAAGTACCGAAACTTCTCACTGTAGGCCTGAGACTTCCAACACTACCTGTCTCAGTCTggaagagacatctttacatgATCTGAGTCATTCAGTGGAAACAAAAATGAGTGTGCTGGTCCTCACAGACCAGAGAGCGGAGGCAGTGAGGTCGTGTGATGCAGACCATGtagaggatgaggatgaaggcGTTCATAATCGTTCCACAGATGAGATCGTAGATCCGGTCTTAGATGGGGACAAAAACAGCGCACTGTACACTGGAACAGAGCCTAGTGCAAAAGGACACAGGGTTACTGTAGTGGATGAGCTGAAAGATGCAGAGGATTTAAATAAGGCTAAGATTCTTACTCATGATTCTCCGCAAGTggaagaagtagtagtagtagtagtagctgaGGATGAAAAAAGAATGGTAAGCTCTCGGGATGTTGCTGTGGATTCTGGAAAATGTTCTTCTGGACCAGGCTATGAAGATGATAAGGAGACAATGAAGAGACCAAATGCAGATGAAGAGTTGAGCAAGAAGGAGGAAGATTTGCAAAACAATGAAACGGAGATGTCATGGCTGATGAAAAGGATGCAGGGCCCAATTGAAG ATATGCTACTCTGTGCCGAAGAGAAAAGCAAGAAACCACCTATGTTCCTGTGCTTCAAAGTAGGGAAACCCATGAAGAAATCCTTTGCTACTGGTCGAACCTCTAGCCCCACCCACTTTTTTGGGAGTAGAGGGAAACACCCAGAGTACTGGTTTGCGGTACCACAGGAAAG GGTGGACCATCTCTACTCATTCTTCATCCAGTGGTCTCCTGATGCCTATGGGAAAGATGCACAGGAGCAGGGCTTTGTAGTCGTAGAGAAGGACGAACTTAACATGATTGATAACTTCTTCAGTGACCCAGTGCCCCGAAATTGGGAG ATCATCACCATGAATGAAGCACGGAGGCGGCAGAGTTTTGGCACTTTTGAGGATGAGGAACCAATGGACCTATTGTCTGTTCTGATGGAACCCAGCAAGTTATTTGAGGATACACACATTGAGAAG TTGGCTGCTCGACTTCCAGCTCGGGTTCAGGGTTATCCATGGAAGCTGGCCTACAGTACAGTGGTGCATGGAACCAGCTTGAAGACTCTGTACAGGAACCTGGGGGAGCTGGACTGCCCTGTGCTGCTGGTCATTAAAGATATGAACAATCAG GTTTTTGGCGTGTTCTCTACTCACCCATTCAGAGTTAGTGAGCACTATTATGGCACTGGGGAGACCTTCCTCTACACCTTCAGCCCTGAAATTAAG GTGTTCCGCTGGACTGGTGAAAACTCCTACTTTGTGAAGGGAAACTTGGACTCTCTCCAGATCGGAGGTGGAGG GGGTCATATTGGCCTGTGGCTGGATGCTGACCTGTTTCATGGAACCACCTCCAAATGCGCCACTTTTAACAACCAACCACTGTCATCACAACAAGACTTCACGGTCCAAAATCTGGAGGTGTGGGCCTTTGAGTAA